In Candidatus Micrarchaeia archaeon, a single window of DNA contains:
- a CDS encoding helix-turn-helix transcriptional regulator — translation MSLGTNIKVTRIKQNISQGDLAKTIGISQNHLCLIEGDNGTPSLATLQKIADSLKTTVSELTKIE, via the coding sequence ATGAGCTTAGGAACAAATATAAAAGTAACCAGAATAAAACAAAACATATCGCAAGGTGATTTAGCAAAAACTATCGGAATCAGCCAGAATCACCTTTGTCTAATCGAGGGCGATAACGGAACGCCGAGTTTGGCTACTTTGCAGAAAATTGCCGATAGTCTGAAAACTACTGTATCGGAATTGACAAAAATAGAATAG